One Methanomassiliicoccales archaeon DNA window includes the following coding sequences:
- a CDS encoding 30S ribosomal protein S9 yields MSEIINTSGKRKSAIARVTVKKGSGQVRINKVPLEIYSPELARLKIQEPLALVPEKAVQVDIQVNVKGGGIMGQAEASRTAIAKGLVEFFKDSELEKNFKQYDRSLLISDPRRKLPKKPMGRGARKKRQKSYR; encoded by the coding sequence GTGAGCGAGATCATAAACACGAGCGGCAAGAGGAAATCGGCCATTGCCAGGGTCACAGTAAAGAAAGGAAGTGGTCAGGTCAGGATCAACAAGGTTCCCCTGGAAATATACTCGCCGGAGCTCGCCCGCCTGAAGATCCAGGAGCCGCTGGCCCTTGTACCTGAGAAAGCGGTCCAGGTTGACATCCAGGTGAATGTTAAAGGCGGTGGCATCATGGGGCAGGCAGAAGCCTCAAGAACGGCGATAGCGAAGGGACTGGTGGAGTTCTTCAAAGACTCTGAGCTAGAGAAGAACTTCAAGCAGTACGACCGTTCCCTGCTTATTAGCGACCCCCGCAGAAAATTGCCTAAGAAGCCAATGGGTCGTGGTGCCAGAAAGAAGAGGCAGAAGTCATACAGGTGA
- a CDS encoding DNA-directed RNA polymerase subunit N: MIIPVRCFSCGKVVGSSYQTFIKRVQLGEEPKQVLDDLGIRRYCCRRMIVSHAELIDELMPLG, translated from the coding sequence ATGATAATACCCGTGCGATGCTTCAGCTGCGGGAAGGTGGTAGGGAGTTCCTACCAGACCTTCATCAAGAGGGTTCAGCTTGGGGAGGAACCGAAGCAGGTTCTGGACGACCTTGGCATAAGGCGCTACTGCTGCCGCAGGATGATCGTCTCCCACGCAGAGCTCATCGACGAGCTGATGCCTCTAGGTTAA